A genomic region of Methylobacterium durans contains the following coding sequences:
- a CDS encoding DUF6522 family protein translates to MAMRLKFDLHDKWIVDPHELAAKLGTDATELRRLDELGLVVCRVVSGIGADEGKSRVTVRTEQAGWEGVFDLTGALIDESRLPDTTRLNGFTH, encoded by the coding sequence ATGGCGATGCGCCTGAAATTTGACCTTCACGACAAATGGATTGTCGACCCACACGAGCTTGCAGCGAAGCTCGGCACCGATGCGACTGAACTGCGCCGACTGGACGAGCTTGGCCTCGTCGTCTGCCGTGTTGTTTCGGGGATCGGTGCAGACGAGGGCAAATCCCGGGTGACCGTTCGAACCGAGCAGGCCGGCTGGGAAGGCGTCTTCGACTTGACGGGCGCTCTGATCGACGAGAGCCGGCTGCCGGACACGACGCGGCTGAATGGATTTACCCATTAA
- a CDS encoding phage terminase large subunit family protein, with product MNCMTPATALAGWAALADRLARARNALKPPPRLNLIEWADEYRYVSLSSSPGKWQTRSQPVAYGPMRAVTESDTHKVTVMAGTQVVKSELLKNVAYYYIHQEPSPILFVQPSQGAAASFSKERFAPDVRRMPELQAIIEAPKARDSDNTITHKEYPGGPLDFVGANSPTDLASRPKRIILCDEIDKYPPSAGPEGDPLVLAEERASTYEDLGLAKFVRVCSPTEEGTSRIGREYEASDQRRCFVACPHCDHAQTLTWAKVKWEKVLEDGTVTIDVPEGASVREHRPETAGIACEDCGVIWTERDRLRALQALEHAPDYGWRQTRRFVCCEVRQEPRNWDDRGRARCEVCEAPARYDGHAGFAISKLYSARHKLSRVVREFLSAVGDPELLKKFTNTALAELWRPAGIEALDGSRLIERAESYGPQDLPEAVRAITGFADVQGDRLEVQLVGWGDDEEAWPFLYEIIPFDPAQPQAWRELDRIRLDAYRTRDGRTLRVAALGVDVGGHHGAQVYAYCRPRRNQRVFATIGSAGKRPLWPLRASKSKTNERFWMLGVDAGKDAVYGRLKIEPPEVDQRKPGFIHFPAEPGFGVDYFAGLTVERRETRRRMGQPYTVWVCPSGKRNEPLDTLVGAMAVRKSLPRRLEQTLQYDTRAHATADEPDIEADATAEVVPAPQPQAPSVSVARHPSRPRVITASDPYL from the coding sequence ATGAACTGCATGACCCCGGCGACGGCGCTGGCGGGATGGGCGGCGCTCGCTGACCGCCTCGCCCGAGCGCGAAACGCCCTCAAGCCGCCTCCGCGGCTCAACCTAATCGAATGGGCGGACGAGTACCGGTACGTCAGCCTCTCGTCATCGCCCGGCAAGTGGCAGACGCGCTCGCAGCCGGTCGCCTATGGCCCGATGCGAGCCGTGACGGAGAGCGACACGCACAAGGTCACGGTGATGGCCGGCACGCAGGTCGTGAAAAGCGAGCTGCTGAAGAACGTCGCCTACTACTACATCCACCAGGAGCCATCGCCGATCCTGTTCGTGCAGCCCTCGCAGGGCGCTGCGGCCTCGTTCTCCAAGGAGCGCTTCGCGCCCGACGTGCGGCGGATGCCGGAGCTTCAGGCGATCATCGAGGCGCCAAAGGCTCGAGACAGCGACAACACGATCACGCACAAGGAGTACCCGGGCGGCCCCCTCGACTTCGTCGGAGCTAACTCGCCGACTGATCTCGCCAGCCGTCCGAAGCGGATCATCCTGTGCGACGAGATCGACAAATACCCGCCGAGCGCCGGCCCCGAAGGCGACCCGCTCGTCCTCGCTGAGGAGCGGGCCTCGACCTACGAGGATCTGGGCCTCGCGAAGTTCGTCCGGGTCTGCTCGCCAACGGAGGAGGGCACGTCTCGCATCGGGCGAGAGTACGAGGCCAGCGATCAGCGTCGTTGCTTCGTCGCGTGCCCACACTGCGACCATGCCCAGACGCTGACCTGGGCCAAGGTCAAGTGGGAGAAGGTGCTGGAGGACGGCACCGTCACGATCGACGTGCCGGAGGGCGCCAGCGTTCGCGAGCACCGACCGGAGACGGCCGGCATCGCCTGCGAGGATTGCGGGGTCATCTGGACCGAGCGCGACCGTCTCAGGGCGCTGCAGGCTCTGGAGCACGCACCGGACTACGGATGGCGCCAGACCCGCCGTTTCGTCTGCTGCGAGGTGCGGCAGGAGCCGAGGAACTGGGACGATCGCGGGCGAGCCCGCTGCGAGGTCTGCGAAGCACCGGCCCGGTACGACGGGCACGCCGGGTTCGCGATCTCGAAGCTCTACTCGGCGCGCCACAAGCTCTCCCGGGTGGTGCGCGAGTTTCTGTCCGCGGTCGGCGACCCGGAGCTACTGAAGAAGTTCACGAACACGGCGCTGGCCGAGTTGTGGCGACCCGCCGGGATCGAGGCCTTGGACGGATCACGCCTGATCGAGCGCGCCGAATCCTACGGGCCGCAGGACTTGCCCGAGGCGGTTCGCGCCATCACCGGCTTCGCCGACGTGCAGGGTGACCGTCTAGAGGTCCAGCTGGTCGGGTGGGGCGACGATGAAGAAGCCTGGCCCTTCCTCTACGAGATCATCCCATTCGACCCGGCCCAGCCGCAGGCTTGGCGCGAGTTGGACCGAATCCGACTTGATGCCTACCGGACCCGCGACGGGCGAACCCTTCGCGTTGCGGCCCTCGGCGTCGACGTCGGTGGCCATCACGGAGCTCAGGTCTACGCCTACTGCCGGCCTCGCCGGAATCAACGCGTCTTCGCGACCATAGGCTCGGCCGGCAAGCGACCTCTGTGGCCGCTGCGTGCCTCGAAGTCGAAGACGAACGAGCGCTTCTGGATGCTCGGCGTCGATGCCGGCAAGGACGCAGTCTACGGCCGCCTGAAGATCGAACCGCCCGAGGTTGATCAGCGAAAGCCCGGCTTCATCCACTTCCCGGCTGAGCCTGGCTTCGGGGTCGACTACTTCGCCGGCCTCACAGTTGAGCGCCGAGAGACGCGACGCCGGATGGGCCAGCCCTACACCGTGTGGGTCTGCCCGTCGGGCAAGCGCAACGAGCCCCTGGATACGCTGGTCGGGGCGATGGCGGTTCGGAAGAGTCTCCCGCGCCGGCTGGAGCAGACGTTGCAGTACGACACCCGGGCGCACGCTACGGCCGACGAGCCCGATATCGAAGCGGATGCGACCGCCGAGGTCGTGCCCGCACCGCAGCCGCAGGCGCCATCGGTCAGTGTGGCCCGACATCCGAGCCGGCCGCGTGTGATCACCGCTTCGGACCCATACCTCTGA
- the gpW gene encoding gpW family head-tail joining protein, which produces MADTVTDQPPYTLTTAPVVVLRVWLAEAELAMHQLMIGKKAVSTSYEGKSASFTQANRDDLANWINLLKGRIAGLDGTPFARRRPIHLSF; this is translated from the coding sequence ATGGCTGATACGGTCACTGATCAGCCGCCTTACACGCTGACGACCGCCCCCGTGGTTGTTTTACGAGTCTGGCTCGCAGAAGCCGAATTGGCCATGCACCAGCTGATGATCGGCAAGAAGGCGGTCTCGACCTCGTATGAGGGCAAGAGCGCGTCGTTCACGCAGGCCAACCGCGACGACCTCGCGAACTGGATCAACCTGCTGAAGGGTCGGATCGCGGGTCTCGACGGCACGCCGTTCGCTCGCCGCCGACCGATTCACCTGAGCTTCTGA